The following are encoded together in the Euwallacea fornicatus isolate EFF26 chromosome 11, ASM4011564v1, whole genome shotgun sequence genome:
- the LOC136342146 gene encoding transcription factor GATA-4-like isoform X3, whose product MIREENGTIYRFDDVQIEDAPHGHGTFLQLEAAHGMSPHDSGSPSPGSPTRGGAFPNMTGVQSVVGEDPHSIIESPAVQLTQLTSHISYTGEMDGSGVAGNSLANSIYPRSTGYSGATMHYYNTGSPEMHGQAQLWTNTGVNPNSNLLPEEYKVATPTNATLPAFNRLPTFQSTPRGTTYSTMGYQDFPYAEHTGNYSMSPTGTTRNRMSAAGTLSANLLGPGTTAEYFTEGRECVNCGAIDTPLWRRDGTGHYLCNACGLYHKMNGMNRPLVKQPRRLSASRRAGLTCTNCQTNQTSLWRRNSHGEPVCNACGLYYKLHSVNRPLSMKKDTIQTRKRKPKGSKSQGQSNGNPASNRAAINNRIKLENSVKIESSNLDSFTNMSHLQQHTGTSFMYTNQQHQRLSPYSAQSPQNLQADYYNAMLSNTATPSPQSNASDTLHSESPHSPLHLNNNNNNNNNNTKMISEHNMDRPSVVSLSS is encoded by the exons ATGATACGCGAGGAGAACGGTACCATCTACCGTTTTGACGAC GTACAAATCGAAGATGCTCCCCACGGGCATGGGACGTTCTTGCAGCTCGAAGCTGCGCACGGGATGTCTCCCCACGACAGTGGCAGCCCCAGTCCGGGATCTCCAACCAGGGGTGGTGCATTTCCGAATATGACAGGGGTGCAAAGTGTGGTAGGGGAAGACCCGCACTCTATCATTGAGTCGCCTGCGGTGCAGCTGACTCAGTTGACTAGTCACATCAGCTATACTGGGGAAATGGACGGATCCGGAGTGGCTGGGAATAGCTTAGCAAA TTCGATATACCCGAGAAGTACCGGGTATAGCGGAGCAACGATGCACTATTACAATACAGGATCTCCGGAAATGCATGGGCAGGCACAACTGTGGACCAATACTG GTGTCAACCCCAACAGTAACCTCTTGCCAGAGGAGTACAAAGTGGCCACCCCCACCAACGCAACTCTTCCCGCTTTCAATCGGCTGCCCACATTCCAAAGCACCCCAAGGGGGACAACCTACAGCACCATGGGTTACCAAGATTTCCCGTATGCGGAACATACGGGGAACTACAGTATGAGCCCCACAGGAACGACCAGGAACAGGATGAGTGCCGCCGGGACTCTATCGGCAA ATCTGCTAGGTCCAGGTACCACAGCCGAATACTTCACCGAAGGTCGGGAATGTGTGAATTGCGGCGCCATCGACACCCCCTTATGGCGTCGCGATGGTACCGGCCACTACCTCTGCAACGCTTGTGGgttgtaccacaaaatgaaCGGCATGAATCGACCCTTAGTCAAGCAGCCTCGTAGATTG TCAGCATCTAGGAGGGCCGGTCTAACTTGCACCAACTGCCAAACCAACCAAACATCGCTCTGGAGAAGAAACTCACATGGTGAGCCAGTGTGCAATGCCTGCGGACTTTACTACAAACTGCATTCGGTCAACAGACCGCTGTCCATGAAAAAGGACACTATTCAG ACTCGAAAACGGAAGCCTAAAGGCAGCAAGTCGCAAGGACAATCAAACGGTAATCCAGCTTCAAACCGGGCGGCTATCAACAACAGAATTAAGTTAGAGAATTCGGTTAAAATTGAATCATCGAATTTAG ATTCTTTTACGAACATGTCGCACCTGCAGCAGCACACAGGGACCAGTTTTATGTACACAAACCAACAACACCAAAGACTGAGCCCCTATTCGGCTCAATCGCCTCAGAACTTGCAAGCGGACTACTACAACGCCATGCTGTCCAACACAGCGACCCCCAGTCCACAATCCAACGCTTCGGACACGTTACATTCTGAGTCCCCGCATTCGCCGCTTCATCtgaacaacaataataacaacaacaataataacacTAAAATGATCAGCGAACACAACATGGACAGACCGTCTGTTGTGTCGCTGAGTTCGTAA
- the LOC136342146 gene encoding transcription factor GATA-4-like isoform X1 gives MKTKPAYQRLYDVRHYAAQEQSAQSYSPSSQHEGAELSPPSRATTPLEFTFQRAGTEAEGDYTALNMIREENGTIYRFDDVQIEDAPHGHGTFLQLEAAHGMSPHDSGSPSPGSPTRGGAFPNMTGVQSVVGEDPHSIIESPAVQLTQLTSHISYTGEMDGSGVAGNSLANSIYPRSTGYSGATMHYYNTGSPEMHGQAQLWTNTGVNPNSNLLPEEYKVATPTNATLPAFNRLPTFQSTPRGTTYSTMGYQDFPYAEHTGNYSMSPTGTTRNRMSAAGTLSANLLGPGTTAEYFTEGRECVNCGAIDTPLWRRDGTGHYLCNACGLYHKMNGMNRPLVKQPRRLSASRRAGLTCTNCQTNQTSLWRRNSHGEPVCNACGLYYKLHSVNRPLSMKKDTIQTRKRKPKGSKSQGQSNGNPASNRAAINNRIKLENSVKIESSNLDSFTNMSHLQQHTGTSFMYTNQQHQRLSPYSAQSPQNLQADYYNAMLSNTATPSPQSNASDTLHSESPHSPLHLNNNNNNNNNNTKMISEHNMDRPSVVSLSS, from the exons ATGTGCGGCACTACGCAGCACAAGAACAAAGCGCGCAGTCGTACAGTCCCTCCTCACAACACGAGGGGGCGGAGCTGTCGCCCCCCTCTCGGGCGACCACGCCCCTTGAATTCACGTTCCAGCGAGCAGGGACGGAGGCCGAGGGCGACTATACAGCGCTTAACATGATACGCGAGGAGAACGGTACCATCTACCGTTTTGACGAC GTACAAATCGAAGATGCTCCCCACGGGCATGGGACGTTCTTGCAGCTCGAAGCTGCGCACGGGATGTCTCCCCACGACAGTGGCAGCCCCAGTCCGGGATCTCCAACCAGGGGTGGTGCATTTCCGAATATGACAGGGGTGCAAAGTGTGGTAGGGGAAGACCCGCACTCTATCATTGAGTCGCCTGCGGTGCAGCTGACTCAGTTGACTAGTCACATCAGCTATACTGGGGAAATGGACGGATCCGGAGTGGCTGGGAATAGCTTAGCAAA TTCGATATACCCGAGAAGTACCGGGTATAGCGGAGCAACGATGCACTATTACAATACAGGATCTCCGGAAATGCATGGGCAGGCACAACTGTGGACCAATACTG GTGTCAACCCCAACAGTAACCTCTTGCCAGAGGAGTACAAAGTGGCCACCCCCACCAACGCAACTCTTCCCGCTTTCAATCGGCTGCCCACATTCCAAAGCACCCCAAGGGGGACAACCTACAGCACCATGGGTTACCAAGATTTCCCGTATGCGGAACATACGGGGAACTACAGTATGAGCCCCACAGGAACGACCAGGAACAGGATGAGTGCCGCCGGGACTCTATCGGCAA ATCTGCTAGGTCCAGGTACCACAGCCGAATACTTCACCGAAGGTCGGGAATGTGTGAATTGCGGCGCCATCGACACCCCCTTATGGCGTCGCGATGGTACCGGCCACTACCTCTGCAACGCTTGTGGgttgtaccacaaaatgaaCGGCATGAATCGACCCTTAGTCAAGCAGCCTCGTAGATTG TCAGCATCTAGGAGGGCCGGTCTAACTTGCACCAACTGCCAAACCAACCAAACATCGCTCTGGAGAAGAAACTCACATGGTGAGCCAGTGTGCAATGCCTGCGGACTTTACTACAAACTGCATTCGGTCAACAGACCGCTGTCCATGAAAAAGGACACTATTCAG ACTCGAAAACGGAAGCCTAAAGGCAGCAAGTCGCAAGGACAATCAAACGGTAATCCAGCTTCAAACCGGGCGGCTATCAACAACAGAATTAAGTTAGAGAATTCGGTTAAAATTGAATCATCGAATTTAG ATTCTTTTACGAACATGTCGCACCTGCAGCAGCACACAGGGACCAGTTTTATGTACACAAACCAACAACACCAAAGACTGAGCCCCTATTCGGCTCAATCGCCTCAGAACTTGCAAGCGGACTACTACAACGCCATGCTGTCCAACACAGCGACCCCCAGTCCACAATCCAACGCTTCGGACACGTTACATTCTGAGTCCCCGCATTCGCCGCTTCATCtgaacaacaataataacaacaacaataataacacTAAAATGATCAGCGAACACAACATGGACAGACCGTCTGTTGTGTCGCTGAGTTCGTAA
- the LOC136342146 gene encoding GATA-binding factor 6-B-like isoform X2 → MKTKPAYQRLYDVRHYAAQEQSAQSYSPSSQHEGAELSPPSRATTPLEFTFQRAGTEAEGDYTALNMIREENGTIYRFDDVQIEDAPHGHGTFLQLEAAHGMSPHDSGSPSPGSPTRGGAFPNMTGVQSVVGEDPHSIIESPAVQLTQLTSHISYTGEMDGSGVAGNSLANSIYPRSTGYSGATMHYYNTGSPEMHGQAQLWTNTGVNPNSNLLPEEYKVATPTNATLPAFNRLPTFQSTPRGTTYSTMGYQDFPYAEHTGNYSMSPTGTTRNRMSAAGTLSAMAADPGTGGVQDYYKNFYGGYNGVTRAPMPTTVINEEKSSRRLSASRRAGLTCTNCQTNQTSLWRRNSHGEPVCNACGLYYKLHSVNRPLSMKKDTIQTRKRKPKGSKSQGQSNGNPASNRAAINNRIKLENSVKIESSNLDSFTNMSHLQQHTGTSFMYTNQQHQRLSPYSAQSPQNLQADYYNAMLSNTATPSPQSNASDTLHSESPHSPLHLNNNNNNNNNNTKMISEHNMDRPSVVSLSS, encoded by the exons ATGTGCGGCACTACGCAGCACAAGAACAAAGCGCGCAGTCGTACAGTCCCTCCTCACAACACGAGGGGGCGGAGCTGTCGCCCCCCTCTCGGGCGACCACGCCCCTTGAATTCACGTTCCAGCGAGCAGGGACGGAGGCCGAGGGCGACTATACAGCGCTTAACATGATACGCGAGGAGAACGGTACCATCTACCGTTTTGACGAC GTACAAATCGAAGATGCTCCCCACGGGCATGGGACGTTCTTGCAGCTCGAAGCTGCGCACGGGATGTCTCCCCACGACAGTGGCAGCCCCAGTCCGGGATCTCCAACCAGGGGTGGTGCATTTCCGAATATGACAGGGGTGCAAAGTGTGGTAGGGGAAGACCCGCACTCTATCATTGAGTCGCCTGCGGTGCAGCTGACTCAGTTGACTAGTCACATCAGCTATACTGGGGAAATGGACGGATCCGGAGTGGCTGGGAATAGCTTAGCAAA TTCGATATACCCGAGAAGTACCGGGTATAGCGGAGCAACGATGCACTATTACAATACAGGATCTCCGGAAATGCATGGGCAGGCACAACTGTGGACCAATACTG GTGTCAACCCCAACAGTAACCTCTTGCCAGAGGAGTACAAAGTGGCCACCCCCACCAACGCAACTCTTCCCGCTTTCAATCGGCTGCCCACATTCCAAAGCACCCCAAGGGGGACAACCTACAGCACCATGGGTTACCAAGATTTCCCGTATGCGGAACATACGGGGAACTACAGTATGAGCCCCACAGGAACGACCAGGAACAGGATGAGTGCCGCCGGGACTCTATCGGCAA TGGCGGCCGACCCGGGTACCGGGGGTGTTCAGGATTACTACAAGAACTTCTATGGGGGGTACAATGGGGTCACGCGCGCCCCCATGCCCACCACGGTCATTAACGAGGAAAAGAGCAGTCGACGTTTG TCAGCATCTAGGAGGGCCGGTCTAACTTGCACCAACTGCCAAACCAACCAAACATCGCTCTGGAGAAGAAACTCACATGGTGAGCCAGTGTGCAATGCCTGCGGACTTTACTACAAACTGCATTCGGTCAACAGACCGCTGTCCATGAAAAAGGACACTATTCAG ACTCGAAAACGGAAGCCTAAAGGCAGCAAGTCGCAAGGACAATCAAACGGTAATCCAGCTTCAAACCGGGCGGCTATCAACAACAGAATTAAGTTAGAGAATTCGGTTAAAATTGAATCATCGAATTTAG ATTCTTTTACGAACATGTCGCACCTGCAGCAGCACACAGGGACCAGTTTTATGTACACAAACCAACAACACCAAAGACTGAGCCCCTATTCGGCTCAATCGCCTCAGAACTTGCAAGCGGACTACTACAACGCCATGCTGTCCAACACAGCGACCCCCAGTCCACAATCCAACGCTTCGGACACGTTACATTCTGAGTCCCCGCATTCGCCGCTTCATCtgaacaacaataataacaacaacaataataacacTAAAATGATCAGCGAACACAACATGGACAGACCGTCTGTTGTGTCGCTGAGTTCGTAA